The region TAGCttctttttgatgtatttgaaaTTCATAAGCTCCAGAGCCTGTGttcataatattaatatctACGAAATTGAGTTGTTTGAGGTCGTTTTCAAGTTCCACTGTGTATTTTATGGCAGGATGTTGTTCATTAAGGATGTTCAggaacatttgttgttgttttattgaagCGAAGCGAGCGTGACAATCATCTACATATCTCTTGTAAGTTTTTGGTTCGGATGTAAAAACAATTGCTATGTTAAGGGCCtttctttctatattttgtaaaaacgcTTCCGCCATAACAGCCATTAAAGATAAACCTATAGGACCTGAATTAGGTATTACTCGGATATTGTTTTCgtataaaaaatagcatataCTTAATGAAAGTTCAATTAATTGGTGAATGTCTGCAAGAGTAAGTTTAGTTCGAGTTTTTAAGTCATCAATGTCAGcgttcaaaaaatcaataataaccAGAATTGCTTCGTCAATGGGTATAGATGGATATAAATTGACTATATCAAATAAAACTTGAACTTCGTTAGGATCTATTATCCATTGCTTAGCTTCATTTACAAAACTATTAGAATTCGTAagtctacttttatttttgttcagagtcggttgaataattttaacaagaTAATCAGGTGTTCCATAAGGTGGTGTGTTAATTGTTGATACAACGGGGCGCATTGGGTAATCTTTTTCTGGTTTGTGAGCTTTAATCATTCCGTAAATCCGTGGTGGGTTACAATCTGATGGATACATTTTAAAGTATGTATTTGTGTCTAGCTTACCTTCTTTTCTTAATTTGCACAATTGTCTTTGAAATTTAGTAGTCAATGTGGATGTTGGATCATAATCaataattttgctattttttatttgttcttctaATTTGAGAGATGCATCATTTTGGTTTAATAATGCGAAACCTGTGCCTTTATCGAATGGGTATATCTTAATattagaattgttttttaatttgtttatggaAAGACGTTGTTGCTTagttatattatcttttaattttaattttagtgaatttgttaaaatttgtgaaCAGTTTTGTCGTAGAGTTTCTGCCTGTGttggttttttaagttttcaagtTGTAAAGCGCAAGTTTtgatattagttataatatccatataaggaatttttttctGCAGTGGTACAAAATTTGGACCTAAATTGAGTAGCTCAGTTGTTGATTTATCCAGAGTAACATTAGTTAAATTGAGTATAGCAGGTTTAATAACTTGATTGGGAggatcaaaagtattttttataatcggtgtaatttgtaatttataatatttttctttcatttccatttttttcttaataaaatggtaattttttgatttgttggtTATACTATTAACTAACTCATAATCGTGTAATCTTACTTTTGtctgaagaaatatatttaattcattaattaatttcttactTGAATATAATCTGTGTTTGGCTTCGTTACCAGCATGAATTAGTAGTTTTTTACTGTATtccttcattttgttttttgcttttttagtaTGGAttggagtttttattttaaacgattttGGAGATAAgcatttttgaagaaaaacgaGTAGATTTTTTGAGTTCGCATTTCGTATCTTCAAATCTTGTGACTTTTTGGTATCATCGTAAATCTTTTTGCCGTAAAAAGTAGTAATATAATCTTTgaaagtcatttttttgttatacgttaaaatatgggtagaattcaataaatacggctgcgtataaactttttttaaaatatatacatattttttaataatgtataattatTTCGATGTTTCGCTGATCTATCGTGAAATCTCGatagatcagcgaaatatcgaaataattatatattattaaaaaatatatatatattttaaaaaaagtttatacgcagccgtatttattgaattctacccatatatatatatatatatatatatatatatatatatatatatatatatatatatatatatatatatatatatatagacaatagCCCCCCCCCCCTGGAATATGTCCAGGGGGCGCCAAAATTTTTACGGAGACTAAAAAGTTTTCggaaaaatcataaattatattaataataaaatataatttataatacaaaatactaAATATTAGGTAATTGACAATTGTACAATATTGTAAATTGTTATTTGTTTCCCAATCTGCGGAATATTATTTCGGCCTCCGTCATAGATGAGTATAGCGGCGACCACGGTCAcggtaaaatatattatacttatatagttataattaatatatttattattgatatattatgaatcaaaaaaaaaaacttagtggagctgcaaacaaaaaaagaaaattgcaaactgaaaataatatttcaaaacttccaaaaatatttgattttttttcaaaacaagaaacaaaaggTAATTGTTTTTAGCAACTGTCGGTTATTggttatatgttttataatctAGCTCTCTagttacatttaatatatttttaaaataattaatattaatttagttaaaattacattaatacaataactttattatatactttgttggtttaaaaaaaaattaagaaaatgaaTGATCACCAAGTGAAATTCAGTCTGTTGCATTGTCTAAGAAAACAAGTAGTCAAGTATCACACAATAACACTAGAAATATTAATGATTTACATAAAGCAGGCTCCAGTGATGTTCCATTGTAAgtaatttcatttgttttaaaatattcctttataataataagttacatatttataaataatgtcgGCATTTTATAATTGCTGACTGGAACCAATCTtgtatgaaaattaaattaaaattccagtatttttaattgtgccaaattgttttaaaaactagcCTGAGATCTAttaaaagaatatgttttagtattttattaatttaaatttttattgtcgTTTTAGAAGtaacaatgaagaaaatgaaGAGACACTTAGTGAAATTGAGTCTGTTATATTGTCCAAGAAAACAAGTAGTCAAGTATCACTCAATAAGACTGGAAATATTAATCTGGATATCGATGTTTTACATAAACCAGATTCCAGTGATATTCCAGGGTGAGTAAtttcacaatattttaaaatatttctttataatatatacaatttgtatgaaaatgttagttatttttctttgttgacTTGTGTAAATCTCCTttgtaaaattagtaaaattaaaaattaaacctaaccaataaatgttgtttaaaaaaaataaatatcaattaaatagattattagtaaataaatatcaattaaatagattaaatgTATAGACGTTAAAATATCaacttaactttttaaaaataaattcactaAACTAATATAACTAATACCTTTATTAGCTCTCTCTTGATcaactaaagaaaataaattttaattaaactaacttgatgtaaaataataagaagCTGTCTTACtgagaattttaaatttcttctcTATTATTGACAATATAATTTCAAGTATTACCTAAGTTCTTGGGCTTactgtataaaattataaaaaccgacTGTTTTACTTTCAAGtcaacaacaatattttaaaaaacaatttagttactttataaaaaaataaaaatcctttTAAACATACTACCTCTCTCTTCATTGTTGTCAactaaacagaaaaacaaacaaacaactgATAGTAAATTTTCCCTTAGGTagtagaaaattaaataaatttaatagatcAAAGATCTATAATCTGCTCTAACAGTCTAGAACCTtatcattaaactaaaactattttctaCAACCTGGTGTAATTTAAcatagatatattttttcaaatgacaaaaattataaaagtaccTTATATAAACATAGAACAAATGTAGTGATAGTGGATTTAATCCAAAAATAGAAAGAACCTTTAGAAAAAAGCTTACTGCTTTTAAATCTACAAAAATTTCcaacttacatttttttatctacatttatctataataaaatatgaattaatGAGTTAccattatttaaagttgatcAAGAagcaactaaaataaattatcaaataaaaagtttatttatataatcttGACGATAATgttgaaataaacaatatttattgctTGAAAAGTTAAGTAACAAATGTAATtcaagtatattaaaataaatgtacgAAGTTACCTGCTGTGGCTGGTACAACTGaagttataactaaataaaaaaatattaaataaaaaagctattttatctATCTTATCTATTTTATCCTGAtgattatgtttaaataaacaatatttattgattctttttaaaataaattaaaaggcATTACTATTTgctgtaaaataaaacaaaagacaTTACTATTTGCACCAACTGATGACACTACCACACCTAAatgacaaaatttattaaaatatttaaaacatattcaatgctttaaaagaatattcaaaagaagtttttaaatctacAAAAACTAAGTCCTTACTGAGTTCTACCTGTctgtctaaaaataaaaattgagataaaatttatatacaataaaattgcTAATGCTACATTTGTActcaaataaaatctaaatgatAAAACTTACTTAAGTCGCTGTCAGCTAGcctgtctaaaaaaaaaatttgtattctcATTAATCCTAATctataatctataaataaacttactaatataaacgataaataaacttgaactaatataaactataactaaactactatatactatataaactaatataaactACAAATAAACTAATATAACTATGTTACTAATATAAACTATAAGTAAACTACTATACACTATATACTTACTAAAAAGGCCTTCAGCTCCttttaactgctctaaaaaatgaaaaatacttgCTTAAATTGATCTAAAAAGACTGAAGACAAAACTGAAAcactttactaaaaaagaaacattgtacaacaaataaattttagtttttaaacaatgaacAACATCAGTTCCtcttgaaactaaaaatttatcagCTCTAATTTTCTGGAAGACCTTGCTTGAAAGACCGCGTGGAGTAAAGAAACGCTtttagaaaagcctagaaagttctttattaaaaaagaaagtgaaaCGACACTAACACTATTAAATTACAGTATTCATATTTAGAAGATTAGATAAATTACAGTATTCATGTTTAGAtagtactaaaaaaactattttaccagacattttatttctaacttcttttaaaaaatgaaaacaggctataaaaattaaaaaaataaaaacaaccaacaacaaacaaacgattatttaaatttttgtttttaacaatgaaCAACATCAACTCTTCTTGAGAATAAAAGTTCATCATCTCAAATTCGCAAGCTGACTTAATTTGAAAGACCGCATGGAAAATGTAACCGCGCATaaaaaaagtctagaaactacttaaaaactaagaaatagtgtattttacagaataCAGAACCGTAAGTAACAATACGAACAATAAGCGAAACATTGGGCGCAACTATGCGCACTATTcattagcgtattaatatttagatatgtatttgaattatatgaaattattagtatatataatatatgacttactattgtttttatgtacaatataaaaCAGGTTATTAACGCGGATTTGTTCGATGTTTTCCTCACAAAAAGATGATTATGATgcttttgtatttgaaataaatttcacTTTTCCCACTCTTCATCTTCTTTTGTGATTGCACCCTGTAGTAAGAATTTGATTTAGTTTATATCTTGTTGGAGAATGTAACTTGATTCTGAGTTGAGTTTTTAGCACTCTGTATTTATTGGTGGCCTAATTTGACAATactttataatacatatttttagttttatacataatatattatatataattagggGTAGACGAAGCTCCTTAGCCGTGGTAAATGTTTCCACAGCAAAAGGAGCCTCAAGGTGAAAATCTCACCATGGGTAAGGAAAATCATGATATAAAATCCCCACTATAATGCTGTGTGGTTATGTGATaactattacatttttataaattgttttaatttttgtgtgcATTCTAAAATGACATTTAATGCTGTTCAAAACTTTGTAGATTAAACATTTAAAGCAACTTTGTGGGCCGTCACTTTTGCATCTAGTGAGTTAATGTATGAACAAGTTAATGCAGAAACAGATGCAAATATAAGAAGAtggaaaacaaagaaaacaaattatcatGTTATCACATAGTACACAGATGTTATAACATAAGGTGAGTACAGGTCTTTTTCTAATCACGCCCATCagttattaactttatatataggtatagatatatctataaattgatattaaatatagatatatacatatatatatatatatatatatagataaacaatatttttttaaacttgtaatttttattttgtacttcttttttttaatcatctgTCGACTTTTTTgttacatctttttttattaaatatttatttacttttttagcaATCAGAGTATAAAATTAGAAGgcaaatgactttttttatttttttacactgTATGTAGCattgttttcttaaaattattaaataatttagataaaagaaaacaaataacacACTAGAAAATCTTGTTGCCAAAATAGTTAGCAACTCTCAAAGtaagatttgttttaaaagtttgtgatttaagataattattaaataatcatattattatttaagattttatttgtttcttttcagTTAAATCTGATTCATTAGATAAAGTTTGATGCGTGCTCTTATAGAAGAAAATTTCGACTGATTCGTTAGATTATGTTTGAAGCGTGCTTTTATGGGAGAATAGATATACAAGTTTGAAGTGTATTGTTTGTGCATTGAAGCGTGCTCTTCATAAGTTGCAGATCTACGACTTTGTACTAGTTACTTAATGGATATAAGGAggatattttaacaaaagtgcagcttttattacaaattaaaaattttaatgtcaagAACTAATATATTGACTAATAAAACCATGTAATTTATTACGTATTAAATATTTCCTCGACgatgagttttttttctttacacgAATCCTAACACttataattgtaattataaagtataattattgCTTAAATATTACGTGCCAAAATTAACGTAAAAAGCACGTTTTTTGGACAGTTTATGGGGACCAAAAAGTCACCTAA is a window of Hydra vulgaris chromosome 15, alternate assembly HydraT2T_AEP DNA encoding:
- the LOC136092026 gene encoding uncharacterized protein LOC136092026, whose amino-acid sequence is MTFKDYITTFYGKKIYDDTKKSQDLKIRNANSKNLLVFLQKCLSPKSFKIKTPIHTKKAKNKMKEYSKKLLIHAGNEAKHRLYSSKKLINELNIFLQTKVRLHDYELVNSITNKSKNYHFIKKKMEMKEKYYKLQITPIIKNTFDPPNQVIKPAILNLTNVTLDKSTTELLNLGPNFVPLQKKIPYMDIITNIKTCALQLENLKNQHRQKLYDKTIYPFDKGTGFALLNQNDASLKLEEQIKNSKIIDYDPTSTLTTKFQRQLCKLRKEGKLDTNTYFKMYPSDCNPPRIYGMIKAHKPEKDYPMRPVVSTINTPPYGTPDYLVKIIQPTLNKNKSRLTNSNSFVNEAKQWIIDPNEVQVLFDIVNLYPSIPIDEAILVIIDFLNADIDDLKTRTKLTLADIHQLIELSLSICYFLYENNIRVIPNSGPIGLSLMAVMAEAFLQNIERKALNIAIVFTSEPKTYKRYVDDCHARFASIKQQQMFLNILNEQHPAIKYTVELENDLKQLNFVDINIMNTGSGAYEFQIHQKEAITNVQLKPNSNINPNIIIGVFKGFLSRAKRICSQKHLQKEIDFLIDILVENGDILVGKSESHSK